A region from the Actinoplanes sp. OR16 genome encodes:
- a CDS encoding peptidase inhibitor family I36 protein, whose product MKRIMLTLVACASVLAVALSTAPAAAADPTGLRMSSRAAAGYEDCPAGYSCYFDGLNGTGAFIYADHGCDYYDLAGSGWDNRISSIYNRGSSKVFVYTGRGTSFDVHGWMPVGQRGNYNTNDIDGILVGC is encoded by the coding sequence ATGAAACGGATCATGTTGACGCTCGTCGCCTGTGCCAGTGTGCTGGCGGTCGCCCTGTCCACCGCGCCGGCCGCGGCGGCGGACCCGACCGGGCTGAGGATGAGTTCGAGGGCCGCCGCAGGGTATGAGGACTGCCCGGCCGGTTACTCCTGCTACTTCGACGGCCTCAACGGCACCGGCGCATTCATCTACGCGGATCACGGCTGCGACTACTACGACCTGGCGGGCTCCGGGTGGGACAACCGGATCTCGTCGATCTACAACCGCGGCAGCTCGAAGGTGTTCGTCTACACGGGCAGGGGCACCTCGTTCGACGTCCACGGCTGGATGCCGGTCGGCCAGCGCGGCAACTACAACACCAACGACATCGACGGCATCCTCGTCGGTTGCTGA
- a CDS encoding LuxR family transcriptional regulator yields the protein MSGVPVRQSSMTIGAAVPSLVRWRLSSDADLVFRTLATMGAHHARELARELGLPCRRVDGALAELRTAGAATPRPSGNRHGPIWQARPPVEVVATLQRRQLRLVDQDEQVRSHHAAVTAVADRQAVIGDGVRYLPTRVLTRRRLAELMDAERSEHLVINTEQSFDAASAKAGAPLGRRVVERGVRIRALGLPPADQDLHVDAELFDQPFFSYREAPAMPMKLLVIDRRIALFPADPADLERGYLEISQPGVVRGLVLLFEHHWANATDPREHGVQDIVLTDRERELIALLARGHTDVSAAAQMRVSARLITKMMRALMDRAGVENRFQLGLALGAARHMPSPAVAEKEEQ from the coding sequence ATGTCCGGCGTTCCGGTACGGCAGTCGTCGATGACGATCGGGGCGGCGGTGCCGTCTTTGGTCCGGTGGAGACTCTCCAGCGACGCCGATCTGGTGTTTCGCACCCTCGCGACGATGGGGGCGCACCACGCGCGGGAACTGGCGCGGGAGCTGGGCCTGCCGTGCCGGCGCGTCGACGGGGCGCTGGCCGAGCTGCGCACGGCCGGAGCCGCGACACCCCGGCCGTCCGGCAACCGGCACGGGCCGATCTGGCAGGCCCGCCCGCCGGTCGAGGTGGTCGCGACGCTGCAGCGCCGGCAACTACGGCTGGTCGATCAGGACGAACAGGTACGCAGCCATCACGCCGCGGTGACAGCGGTCGCGGACCGGCAGGCCGTGATAGGCGACGGCGTCCGCTACCTGCCGACCCGGGTTCTCACCCGCCGGCGGCTGGCCGAACTGATGGACGCCGAACGCAGCGAGCACCTGGTCATCAATACCGAGCAGTCGTTCGACGCGGCGTCGGCCAAGGCCGGGGCCCCGCTCGGGCGGCGGGTCGTCGAACGAGGTGTCCGCATCCGGGCGCTCGGCCTGCCGCCCGCCGACCAGGACCTGCACGTCGACGCCGAACTGTTCGATCAGCCGTTCTTCAGCTATCGGGAAGCGCCGGCGATGCCGATGAAGCTGCTGGTGATCGACCGGCGGATCGCACTGTTCCCGGCCGACCCGGCCGACCTGGAACGCGGATACCTGGAGATCAGCCAGCCGGGCGTGGTCCGCGGGCTGGTGCTGCTCTTCGAACACCATTGGGCGAACGCCACCGACCCCAGGGAGCACGGCGTGCAGGACATCGTTCTCACCGACCGCGAACGCGAGCTGATCGCTCTGCTCGCCCGCGGTCACACCGACGTCAGCGCGGCGGCGCAGATGCGTGTCAGCGCGCGCTTGATCACCAAGATGATGCGGGCCCTGATGGACCGCGCCGGCGTGGAGAACCGCTTCCAGTTGGGCCTGGCCCTGGGCGCCGCCCGGCACATGCCGTCCCCGGCCGTAGCCGAGAAGGAGGAGCAATGA
- a CDS encoding response regulator transcription factor, protein MPIRVLIADDQAVIRTGLRVMLDAQPDVEVIGEASDGREAVRLARDLRPDVCLFDIRMPELDGLEATRQLAGPGVPDPMVVVVITTFDLDEYVYGALRAGARGFLLKDAGPDLLVQAVRSAAAGDALIAPSVTVRLLQTFADVPTGRPAVQPISPITAREDEVLLAVARGLTNTEIADTLYISLSTVKTHLASLMSKLGARNRVEIAMWAYETRRIIPAT, encoded by the coding sequence GTGCCCATTCGCGTACTCATCGCTGACGACCAGGCCGTCATCCGCACCGGCCTGCGGGTCATGCTCGACGCTCAACCCGACGTCGAGGTCATCGGCGAGGCGTCCGACGGGCGCGAGGCCGTACGCCTGGCCCGCGATCTGCGCCCCGACGTCTGCCTGTTCGACATCCGGATGCCCGAGCTCGACGGGCTGGAAGCCACCCGTCAGCTGGCCGGTCCCGGCGTACCCGATCCGATGGTCGTCGTCGTGATCACCACGTTCGACCTCGACGAGTACGTCTACGGCGCGCTGCGCGCCGGCGCCCGCGGTTTCCTGCTCAAGGACGCCGGGCCGGACCTGCTGGTCCAGGCGGTCCGCTCAGCCGCCGCCGGCGACGCGCTGATCGCTCCGAGCGTCACCGTCCGCCTGCTGCAGACGTTCGCGGACGTGCCGACCGGACGGCCCGCCGTCCAGCCGATCAGCCCGATCACCGCCCGCGAGGACGAGGTGCTGCTCGCGGTGGCCCGCGGACTGACCAACACCGAGATCGCCGACACCCTCTACATCAGCCTCAGCACCGTGAAGACGCACCTGGCGAGCCTGATGTCCAAGCTCGGCGCCCGCAACCGGGTGGAGATAGCGATGTGGGCCTACGAGACGCGCCGGATCATTCCGGCCACCTGA